In Paenibacillus sp. J23TS9, a single genomic region encodes these proteins:
- a CDS encoding MFS transporter, which yields MSQQGIIADTTKNAALAVLLGVSAAHLLNDAMQSVVPAVFPFFQQKMQLSYTEIGWVAFTLNITASILQPAIGYYTDRRPLPLLLPLGMFFTLLGMVGLALSPSFWSLLISAALIGIGSSVLHPESSRVAHLAMSQRKGLAQSVFQVGGNTGQAFAPLMAAFIIIPQGQLGFLWFILLAGLGIALQWGISRWYSRQTRPAEAAHSSNNIKRPIQFSKRFIVYVLGILILMLFSKFVYLASMTGYYSFYYMDKYHLPLKNAQICIFALQFAGMVGTFLGGPLADRFGRQKMIWFSILGTSPFSLLLPYAGPVGSIILCAVIGAILMSGFSVIIVYAQELLPGHIGTVAGLFFGLSFGMGGLGSVVMGRLMDTHGVNLMIQVCAFLPLLGLFALLLPRDSVIMGTPEKNIITPE from the coding sequence ATGTCACAACAAGGCATAATCGCAGATACAACAAAAAATGCCGCACTTGCCGTACTGCTGGGCGTAAGCGCAGCTCACCTGCTGAATGACGCCATGCAGTCGGTAGTGCCCGCTGTTTTCCCGTTTTTCCAGCAAAAGATGCAGCTCAGTTATACAGAGATCGGATGGGTCGCTTTTACCTTAAATATCACGGCGTCCATTCTCCAGCCAGCCATCGGATACTATACTGACCGCCGTCCACTGCCTCTGCTGCTGCCGCTTGGCATGTTTTTCACCTTACTTGGCATGGTGGGATTGGCATTATCGCCCTCGTTCTGGTCCCTGCTTATCTCGGCAGCTCTAATCGGGATCGGTTCATCGGTCCTTCACCCGGAATCCTCACGGGTGGCACATTTGGCGATGAGCCAGCGCAAGGGACTTGCCCAGTCCGTATTCCAGGTTGGAGGCAATACCGGGCAGGCATTCGCCCCGCTCATGGCGGCTTTTATTATTATCCCGCAGGGACAGCTTGGCTTTCTGTGGTTTATCCTGCTCGCAGGCCTAGGTATAGCGCTGCAATGGGGGATAAGCCGCTGGTATAGCCGTCAAACCCGGCCAGCAGAGGCAGCTCACAGCTCCAATAACATCAAGAGACCCATTCAATTCAGCAAGCGGTTTATCGTCTATGTTCTCGGAATTTTGATTCTCATGTTATTCTCAAAATTTGTTTACCTCGCAAGCATGACTGGCTATTATTCCTTTTACTACATGGACAAATATCATTTGCCATTAAAAAATGCACAAATATGTATCTTTGCCCTTCAGTTTGCCGGTATGGTTGGAACATTTTTGGGAGGGCCGCTGGCTGACCGGTTTGGACGCCAGAAAATGATCTGGTTCTCGATTCTGGGTACTTCTCCATTCTCTCTCCTGCTTCCCTATGCGGGTCCGGTAGGTTCAATTATTTTATGCGCAGTAATCGGAGCCATATTAATGTCAGGTTTCTCCGTCATTATTGTCTATGCTCAAGAATTGCTTCCGGGACATATTGGAACGGTTGCGGGATTATTCTTTGGATTATCCTTTGGCATGGGTGGTCTGGGGTCTGTTGTCATGGGCAGGCTGATGGATACACACGGAGTCAACTTGATGATTCAGGTCTGTGCTTTCCTACCGCTTCTTGGTTTATTTGCGCTGCTGCTTCCCAGGGATTCCGTTATTATGGGGACACCAGAAAAAAACATTATAACTCCTGAATAA
- a CDS encoding glyoxalase superfamily protein, translating into MNLQGIIPILRIFDERKAKEFYMDYLGFTLDWEHRFEQDFPLYLQISMSDIKLHLSEHHGDCSPGSAIRIEVHGIEELHKRLIGKQYNYSRPGLEKTPWQSKEICVIDPFANKIIFYENLIQEL; encoded by the coding sequence GTGAATCTTCAAGGAATCATCCCGATATTACGGATATTTGATGAGAGAAAGGCTAAAGAGTTTTACATGGACTACCTTGGCTTTACGTTGGATTGGGAACACCGATTCGAGCAGGATTTTCCTCTATATCTCCAGATCTCAATGAGTGACATTAAACTGCATCTTAGCGAGCATCATGGGGATTGCAGTCCAGGCTCTGCGATCAGAATCGAAGTTCATGGAATTGAAGAATTACACAAGCGTTTGATTGGTAAGCAGTATAACTACTCCAGACCGGGTTTGGAGAAGACGCCATGGCAAAGTAAAGAAATATGTGTGATTGATCCTTTTGCCAATAAAATCATCTTCTATGAGAATCTTATTCAGGAGTTATAA
- a CDS encoding CAP domain-containing protein, whose translation MVKYIVLAVCILATGCSANHISEKQVSQKQATQKQMIPNQTRITNQSRTTTHAHRVSPNAVITQASSTATSRITTKGNGIPSELLDLIQAPTGNKSANQTPTGNPVNQAPTGTVGRTPTGTVERTPTGTGSTGQAQQGNTQGNTQGNTQGSTQGTTESTKDSSQFAQQVLDLVNKERSKAGLSSLSMDGELSKMAMAKAQDMYDNNYFDHNSPTHGSPFDMMKEFGITYKTAGENIAKGQTTPTQVMNDWMNSPGHKANILNNGYSHIGIAFYNNEWVQEFTG comes from the coding sequence ATGGTCAAGTATATCGTCTTAGCAGTATGTATTTTGGCAACTGGCTGTTCGGCTAATCATATATCAGAAAAGCAAGTTAGCCAAAAGCAAGCAACGCAGAAACAAATGATTCCAAATCAAACTCGAATTACAAATCAATCCCGAACTACAACCCATGCTCATCGGGTTTCTCCAAATGCAGTCATTACACAAGCATCATCAACCGCAACATCGAGGATTACAACAAAAGGTAACGGGATTCCATCGGAGCTTCTCGATTTGATTCAAGCACCGACCGGTAACAAATCAGCCAACCAAACACCAACGGGCAATCCGGTGAATCAGGCACCGACCGGAACGGTGGGAAGAACACCGACAGGTACAGTGGAAAGAACACCGACAGGTACAGGTTCCACAGGACAGGCGCAGCAAGGAAATACTCAAGGAAATACACAAGGAAATACACAAGGTAGTACGCAAGGTACTACGGAAAGCACTAAGGATTCATCCCAGTTCGCTCAGCAGGTGCTGGATTTGGTGAATAAAGAAAGATCTAAAGCCGGCCTAAGCTCTCTGAGTATGGATGGCGAATTGTCTAAGATGGCAATGGCTAAGGCACAGGACATGTATGACAACAATTATTTTGACCATAATTCACCAACCCATGGATCTCCTTTCGATATGATGAAGGAGTTCGGCATCACCTACAAGACCGCTGGAGAAAACATTGCAAAAGGACAAACCACACCTACACAGGTAATGAATGATTGGATGAATAGTCCTGGCCACAAAGCCAATATTCTTAACAACGGTTATAGCCATATCGGAATTGCTTTTTATAACAATGAATGGGTTCAAGAATTTACGGGATAG
- a CDS encoding DMT family transporter has product MILFNYLLMCLIFGTTFLAIKVGINASSPPFFSAGLRFLVAGLVLLLWMVWRKKASFALLLRKEMLLTGLGLTFGTFSMLYWAEQYVSSGIAAVLSATGPLMIMLIQMSVLGEKTTLRSALGCMIGFAGVFLLMLSDLSISAASDHWWLMGGIAILIGEICYASGALYSQRVIQRLPNVSPIALNAAQMIYGGLLLLLLSLFTEQVHIQQMLDPNAIGSLLYLIIVGSMAGHSIFYWLVAKTNPVFPSTWLYVSPIIALATGSILYHETITWFSIIGMITIIGGTIVTNLDKITQLMHVHKKV; this is encoded by the coding sequence ATGATTTTATTCAACTATTTACTGATGTGCCTCATCTTCGGGACCACTTTCCTGGCCATAAAAGTAGGGATTAACGCCTCGTCCCCTCCATTTTTCTCAGCAGGCCTACGATTTCTTGTGGCAGGTCTAGTTCTATTGTTGTGGATGGTGTGGAGGAAAAAGGCTAGCTTCGCTCTCCTGCTGCGGAAAGAAATGCTGCTGACAGGATTAGGTTTAACCTTCGGTACATTCTCGATGCTCTACTGGGCTGAGCAGTATGTTTCATCTGGCATTGCTGCCGTATTGTCTGCCACTGGACCGCTCATGATCATGTTAATTCAGATGAGCGTGCTAGGTGAAAAGACAACCCTTCGTTCCGCCCTAGGCTGCATGATAGGATTTGCTGGCGTTTTCCTTCTGATGCTTTCGGATCTTTCAATTTCTGCCGCTTCCGATCATTGGTGGCTAATGGGAGGCATCGCTATTTTAATTGGAGAAATCTGCTATGCTTCGGGAGCTTTGTACTCGCAGCGGGTCATTCAGCGATTACCGAATGTGTCGCCTATTGCATTGAATGCAGCACAAATGATTTATGGCGGACTACTGCTGCTGTTACTATCCTTATTCACGGAACAAGTGCACATACAACAGATGCTGGATCCAAATGCAATAGGATCATTACTATACTTGATCATTGTAGGTTCTATGGCTGGGCATAGTATCTTTTATTGGCTTGTCGCCAAAACCAATCCAGTCTTTCCATCAACTTGGCTGTATGTATCCCCGATTATTGCATTGGCAACCGGGAGCATACTCTATCATGAAACGATAACGTGGTTTTCGATTATTGGAATGATCACCATTATTGGCGGTACGATAGTTACGAACCTGGACAAGATCACCCAGTTGATGCATGTACATAAAAAAGTCTGA
- a CDS encoding spore germination protein, which translates to MAKHVTMIDQVKEQLAANEDVDYQNFLIHGHSFVLIYIASIINVPVMQERIAYVLIQEAAAEQHEENFVSRLDNGSLFPLHSVLAQSPEDAINQLVQGKVLLCLNEANKIYMFDLVKYEKRSVSESQNELVVIGPQEAFIEDIDTNLSLLRHKIKHPDLKTVRYEVGTYTKTIIYLVYIEGLCKQDIVQDLDEEIRKIDIDAVLGISYTAEQMKKGNRTPFPQFQYTERPDSVAASLLEGRIGIMQDGTPSALLVPVTLLSLMQSSEDYYQSYMSASWIRIVRIFFSLISILLPSLYVAITTFQTDMIPTALLLTITAARENIPFSALTEAFIMELTFEGLREAGTRIPKPVGQTISIIGAIVIGQAAVQAGIVSTPMVIVVSITGIASYIIPHFELGLALRLLRFPLLIIGGTTGLIGVFIAAFIVFGHLVNLKSFGTPYMQPFAPLVLKEWKDVFVRVPSPDMKNRPSAYATRNTRRQKQK; encoded by the coding sequence ATGGCTAAGCACGTAACTATGATCGATCAAGTTAAAGAGCAGCTCGCAGCAAATGAAGATGTTGACTATCAGAATTTCCTCATTCATGGTCATTCATTTGTGCTTATTTATATCGCCTCCATCATTAATGTCCCTGTAATGCAGGAACGGATTGCCTATGTTCTTATTCAAGAAGCGGCTGCAGAACAACATGAGGAGAACTTTGTAAGCAGGCTGGATAATGGCAGTCTGTTTCCGCTGCATTCCGTGCTGGCTCAGTCTCCTGAGGATGCAATCAATCAATTGGTCCAGGGTAAAGTGCTGCTATGCCTGAATGAAGCGAATAAAATTTACATGTTCGATCTTGTGAAATACGAAAAAAGATCCGTTTCAGAATCCCAAAATGAGCTCGTTGTTATCGGTCCCCAGGAAGCTTTTATCGAGGATATCGACACAAATCTTTCTTTATTAAGACATAAAATTAAACATCCTGATCTCAAGACCGTCCGTTATGAGGTTGGTACATACACAAAAACCATCATTTATCTCGTGTATATCGAAGGATTGTGTAAGCAGGACATTGTACAGGATTTGGATGAGGAAATACGCAAGATCGATATCGATGCGGTTCTTGGTATCAGTTATACCGCTGAACAAATGAAGAAAGGGAATCGAACGCCATTCCCCCAGTTTCAATATACAGAGCGCCCAGACTCGGTCGCAGCTTCTTTGCTGGAAGGAAGAATCGGAATCATGCAGGATGGGACGCCGTCTGCTCTTCTCGTGCCCGTCACATTACTCTCTCTTATGCAATCCTCTGAGGATTATTATCAGAGCTACATGTCCGCCAGTTGGATCCGAATCGTAAGAATATTTTTCTCATTAATATCCATACTGCTTCCCTCACTTTATGTGGCCATCACGACTTTCCAGACAGATATGATTCCGACGGCTCTGCTTCTGACCATCACTGCAGCACGTGAGAATATTCCATTTTCAGCATTGACGGAAGCATTTATTATGGAACTGACCTTTGAGGGGCTCCGCGAAGCGGGTACCCGTATTCCCAAGCCTGTTGGTCAAACCATATCCATTATAGGAGCGATTGTTATCGGACAAGCTGCTGTACAGGCCGGCATCGTTTCCACTCCTATGGTCATCGTTGTCTCTATCACAGGGATTGCATCCTATATCATCCCTCACTTTGAACTTGGGCTTGCTCTGCGCCTGCTTCGGTTTCCGCTTCTTATTATCGGTGGAACCACAGGCCTCATTGGTGTATTCATTGCAGCATTTATTGTATTTGGACATCTCGTCAATCTCAAATCGTTTGGCACCCCGTATATGCAGCCCTTTGCACCATTAGTACTCAAGGAATGGAAAGATGTATTTGTTCGTGTCCCTTCCCCTGACATGAAGAACAGACCAAGCGCTTATGCTACTCGAAATACAAGGAGACAAAAGCAGAAATGA
- a CDS encoding Ger(x)C family spore germination protein — MKSLKWLIVFVILLLQSGCWSKIEVNEQIFVLAIYVDKGEKPGTVEVTISSPLPNRMMAGQQAGSAAANGKPYAMITRSDITIPDTMRTIQKDLTRRLNFGHTREIMVGQDFANDGIGDLLDWIEKEPNFHISSFLTTAEGKAKDVAELTPLYEQMPAEVLRKMNLQHNFFSTKVKECLIARYSQVGFATNLMSIGFTPIPSEGKTEKWAGIKGAALYQGDKLTGTLPSQEARAIAWNAGRLGRQAYTVTWDGGESRASVLFDNFKFTKSVRMTKQGPRFMIHLKTSGNMIYKKDSKQRKDTEVSHIVTNLLNSKIESELNSALRMTKKSGSDVLKLGLLLEWKYPRYWKRVHENWPEYYRTSNHVQIKANVDVINITNQP; from the coding sequence ATGAAGTCTTTGAAATGGCTTATCGTATTTGTCATCTTACTGCTCCAGAGCGGATGCTGGTCCAAGATCGAAGTGAATGAACAAATCTTCGTACTTGCTATTTATGTAGATAAAGGTGAAAAGCCCGGAACGGTAGAGGTGACGATCAGCAGTCCTTTACCTAACCGTATGATGGCTGGTCAGCAGGCTGGGAGCGCTGCCGCAAACGGAAAACCCTATGCCATGATCACAAGATCTGACATTACGATACCGGACACCATGCGAACAATACAAAAGGATCTTACAAGGCGTTTGAATTTTGGACATACCCGTGAAATCATGGTAGGCCAGGATTTTGCGAATGATGGAATCGGGGATTTACTTGACTGGATCGAAAAAGAGCCCAATTTCCATATTAGCTCTTTCCTGACTACAGCCGAGGGAAAGGCCAAGGACGTAGCTGAATTAACACCACTCTATGAACAAATGCCGGCAGAGGTTCTTCGTAAAATGAACTTACAGCATAACTTTTTCAGTACCAAGGTGAAGGAATGTCTGATAGCTCGCTACTCACAGGTCGGTTTTGCCACGAATTTAATGTCGATTGGTTTTACGCCTATACCTAGTGAAGGTAAAACTGAGAAATGGGCAGGAATTAAGGGCGCTGCTCTATACCAGGGTGATAAGCTGACAGGAACTCTTCCATCCCAGGAGGCCAGAGCCATTGCTTGGAATGCAGGCCGGCTGGGAAGACAAGCATATACGGTTACTTGGGATGGCGGTGAAAGCCGCGCAAGTGTATTATTTGATAATTTCAAATTCACAAAAAGCGTGAGAATGACGAAACAAGGTCCGAGATTTATGATACATCTCAAAACCTCCGGAAACATGATATATAAAAAAGACTCAAAGCAGCGAAAGGATACGGAAGTAAGCCATATCGTTACAAATCTACTCAATTCGAAGATTGAAAGTGAGCTGAATTCCGCACTGCGCATGACCAAGAAATCGGGATCCGATGTACTAAAGTTGGGACTACTTCTGGAATGGAAATATCCCCGGTATTGGAAAAGAGTACATGAAAACTGGCCTGAATATTATAGAACTTCAAATCATGTTCAAATCAAAGCCAACGTGGATGTTATCAATATCACCAACCAGCCTTAG
- a CDS encoding GerAB/ArcD/ProY family transporter translates to MRTTSFQIFRFACIYMLTMPLAFMIPPLIVTSGYLGWIAVLIGGTINFGLILCTYQLGKMASGQAWTAFGEKISGKWGHRAVLLILVFWSVYYVSLDMEQFTMFYRSAYMRETPDWFLLLLIGIVILITARWGFSTLVYIADGTFIVILLGIIFILVIFTGDANYQMLPAFVTNHDFHNVFSDVISVISWNGEWFIFLFIMPQLKFDKNTLRNLLLANSLVIFAVLLTWLLVLLNFGNHYASQLKYPVLQLIRSTSFTGLIGNADPLFIGLWATSMIVHDAFLIYVGVTCLGHLLKFKENKPLITLLAGTATVAAVQYSRNTTLFQKDMTELGFISFWVMINGIPLYYVLIAFLRGRLGRKKLRG, encoded by the coding sequence ATGCGCACGACATCTTTTCAAATTTTTCGGTTTGCTTGTATCTATATGCTAACGATGCCGCTGGCTTTTATGATTCCACCACTCATTGTTACATCTGGATATCTGGGATGGATCGCAGTGCTCATCGGGGGAACCATTAATTTCGGATTAATCCTCTGCACTTACCAACTGGGTAAGATGGCTTCGGGGCAAGCTTGGACCGCTTTTGGGGAGAAGATTTCAGGCAAATGGGGTCATCGGGCAGTTCTTCTCATTTTGGTATTTTGGAGTGTCTATTACGTATCTTTGGATATGGAGCAGTTCACTATGTTTTATCGGAGCGCCTATATGAGGGAGACTCCAGATTGGTTCCTTTTACTTCTCATCGGTATCGTTATTTTGATCACGGCCCGTTGGGGATTTTCTACGCTCGTATATATTGCAGATGGTACATTTATCGTTATTCTTCTCGGGATCATATTCATCTTAGTGATATTCACTGGAGATGCAAATTATCAGATGCTGCCGGCATTCGTAACCAATCATGATTTCCATAACGTCTTTTCTGATGTCATAAGCGTGATATCCTGGAATGGTGAATGGTTCATATTCCTGTTCATTATGCCTCAACTAAAATTTGATAAAAACACCCTCCGAAATCTACTATTAGCGAATTCGCTTGTCATATTTGCCGTCCTGTTAACATGGCTGCTCGTACTGCTTAATTTCGGCAATCATTACGCCAGTCAGCTCAAATACCCCGTCCTTCAGTTGATACGAAGTACGTCGTTTACCGGGCTAATCGGCAATGCGGATCCCTTGTTCATTGGATTGTGGGCTACATCCATGATTGTTCATGATGCTTTTCTGATCTACGTAGGAGTAACATGCCTTGGCCATCTTCTGAAGTTTAAGGAGAACAAACCTTTAATAACCCTTCTGGCAGGAACAGCAACCGTTGCGGCAGTTCAATACTCAAGGAATACCACTTTGTTTCAGAAGGATATGACTGAACTTGGTTTCATTTCTTTCTGGGTGATGATCAATGGTATTCCTCTGTATTATGTGCTGATAGCCTTCCTACGTGGGCGATTGGGCAGAAAGAAATTAAGAGGATGA
- a CDS encoding PLP-dependent aminotransferase family protein, with protein MWKPDRQNKKPFYEQIADHIEQRISYGEFPPGSLLPSERKLAEQLGVNRSTVISAFAELRSMGIIESRSGSGTRVSNTKWGATPKHTPNWKRYAEGGSFLPNLPFLRRIREALNQNPSLIDFASGELSGDLAPLDEITKVMSGHPYPSYLGYVNPQGYVPLRQALAAYLDQYRGIQTTESSILITSGSQQSLYLITQCLLSPGDAVAIEDPSYSYSLPMFQSAGLRLFRLPVDRDGVCPEEIRSLYKKHRIKMIFTNPNFHNPTGTLLSDQRRSQLLEIASELGLPIVEDDPYSLTDYKGIPRPPLKSMDAIGSIIYIGSFSKIAASGLRIGWMVAPHSIVERLADARQQMDFGLSVIPQQVAEQFLKSSYFEPHLERLRMQLLFKRDLLVEALNKELPDLIQFNIPQGGHHMWCKLIPEVNDSKLLEEAIKQGVVFVPGSVYGSDSGFVRFTFARPKAEEIGPGIARFAKALRELILLTSETTTIKTTTKTTAEPR; from the coding sequence ATGTGGAAGCCCGACCGCCAAAACAAAAAACCATTTTATGAACAAATAGCAGACCATATCGAACAAAGAATCTCCTACGGTGAATTTCCGCCGGGCAGTTTACTTCCATCGGAAAGAAAGCTGGCTGAACAACTCGGAGTAAACCGAAGCACTGTCATTTCAGCCTTCGCAGAGCTTCGATCGATGGGCATTATTGAAAGTCGATCAGGCAGCGGAACTCGTGTTAGCAACACCAAATGGGGAGCTACGCCCAAGCATACACCAAACTGGAAGCGGTATGCCGAAGGCGGGAGCTTTTTGCCTAACTTGCCGTTCTTGCGAAGGATTCGTGAAGCGCTGAATCAAAATCCGTCGCTTATTGATTTTGCCAGTGGGGAATTGTCGGGGGATTTAGCACCATTGGATGAAATCACGAAGGTGATGAGCGGGCATCCATATCCTTCTTATCTGGGTTATGTTAACCCTCAAGGTTATGTTCCTCTCAGACAAGCACTTGCAGCATATCTAGATCAATATCGCGGGATCCAGACGACGGAATCATCTATTTTAATTACATCCGGATCTCAACAATCGCTATATCTGATTACTCAATGTTTACTGTCCCCAGGAGACGCTGTTGCGATTGAAGATCCTTCATATAGTTACTCGCTTCCCATGTTTCAATCCGCAGGGCTTCGTCTCTTCCGTCTCCCTGTCGACCGTGATGGGGTCTGTCCTGAGGAGATCCGTTCCTTATACAAGAAACATCGGATTAAAATGATATTCACTAACCCTAATTTTCATAATCCGACGGGCACGCTCCTCAGTGATCAAAGACGGAGCCAATTGCTTGAAATCGCAAGCGAGCTGGGACTCCCTATCGTAGAAGATGATCCCTATAGCTTAACGGATTATAAAGGAATCCCTCGGCCCCCGCTCAAATCAATGGATGCGATCGGTTCCATTATTTATATCGGCTCTTTCTCCAAAATCGCAGCTTCCGGCCTTCGTATTGGATGGATGGTCGCTCCGCATTCTATTGTGGAGAGGCTGGCAGATGCCAGACAGCAGATGGATTTCGGCCTAAGCGTGATCCCTCAGCAAGTGGCAGAACAGTTTTTAAAATCGTCGTACTTCGAACCACATTTGGAACGCCTGCGAATGCAGCTTCTTTTTAAACGAGATTTGCTTGTGGAGGCACTAAATAAAGAACTGCCGGATTTGATTCAGTTCAATATTCCGCAAGGCGGACATCATATGTGGTGCAAGCTGATTCCCGAAGTCAATGACTCTAAACTGCTGGAAGAAGCCATTAAACAAGGAGTCGTTTTCGTACCTGGCAGTGTTTATGGCTCGGATTCGGGCTTCGTCAGGTTTACTTTTGCACGACCGAAAGCAGAAGAAATAGGCCCTGGAATTGCAAGGTTCGCGAAAGCGCTGCGAGAACTTATCCTGCTAACCTCAGAGACAACGACAATTAAGACAACTACTAAAACAACCGCCGAGCCTAGATAA
- a CDS encoding LysR family transcriptional regulator → MSINLHAMMLFYHVALAGSVTEASKRLNISQPAISAQIRSFEKQYNVILFEKKGRNLVLTTFGQKLFKPTEKLFNLADQIEVMIEDYHNHPRGKMRITGNYLATSVLIPKWASLFKQKYPEVEVEISTVNSQHALDRLMNYEADIAIFGNGEITNPNTQSLHCIELYRDEFKFVVAPSHKYANKQISIEEMMKEPFIMREEGSITRKRLFELCKINDVSAPKIELQFNGLNETIQAVVAGYGVSFVSSLIASQYIKRMELAVVDVIGVRFTNKIVLCSRDKNSLEGFIRDFILIAQKDKPIEENDSH, encoded by the coding sequence TTGTCCATTAATTTGCATGCCATGATGTTGTTTTACCATGTTGCACTCGCTGGCAGTGTTACGGAAGCTTCAAAAAGGCTGAATATCAGTCAACCTGCCATTTCAGCTCAAATCCGAAGTTTCGAGAAACAATATAATGTGATTTTGTTTGAAAAAAAGGGCAGAAACCTGGTACTAACGACTTTTGGTCAAAAGCTGTTTAAACCCACGGAGAAATTATTTAATTTAGCGGACCAGATTGAGGTTATGATTGAGGATTACCATAATCATCCGAGGGGAAAAATGCGGATCACCGGTAATTATCTTGCAACAAGCGTACTGATCCCCAAATGGGCTTCGTTATTCAAACAAAAATATCCCGAGGTCGAAGTGGAAATTTCAACTGTGAATTCACAACATGCACTCGATAGATTGATGAATTACGAAGCAGATATCGCTATTTTTGGTAATGGTGAAATTACGAATCCTAATACTCAATCCCTTCATTGTATTGAATTATATAGAGACGAATTTAAGTTTGTGGTCGCCCCAAGTCATAAGTATGCGAACAAGCAAATTTCCATCGAAGAAATGATGAAAGAACCTTTTATCATGCGGGAGGAAGGAAGTATTACGAGAAAAAGACTTTTTGAATTATGCAAAATAAATGACGTGAGTGCGCCAAAGATCGAATTGCAATTTAATGGGCTCAATGAAACGATTCAAGCCGTGGTCGCTGGGTATGGGGTGAGTTTTGTTTCATCTCTGATCGCAAGCCAATATATCAAACGCATGGAACTAGCTGTGGTGGACGTTATTGGAGTCCGTTTCACGAATAAAATTGTTCTTTGTTCCCGTGATAAAAATTCCCTTGAAGGATTCATCCGGGATTTTATTTTAATAGCGCAAAAAGATAAACCTATAGAAGAGAATGACTCACATTAA
- a CDS encoding FixH family protein, which produces MKMLSMKKSLLLLVGVLSLFLSAACSKESGGELKEAQKINVEVNTVQTVLIPGRAILIDAHLTNGKQQVNDASEVSFEIWEKNSVKHDTITATSLKDGTYRIKTMFSEGGVYYVKAHVEHKDTNMTTAEQELIVNEDEFS; this is translated from the coding sequence ATGAAGATGCTTAGCATGAAAAAAAGTCTTCTGTTGTTGGTTGGAGTATTAAGTCTATTCCTCTCAGCTGCTTGTTCAAAGGAGAGCGGGGGAGAGCTTAAGGAAGCTCAAAAGATCAATGTAGAAGTGAATACTGTCCAAACTGTGCTTATACCCGGTCGTGCAATTCTCATAGATGCCCATTTGACCAATGGAAAGCAGCAAGTTAATGATGCCAGCGAAGTTAGTTTTGAAATTTGGGAAAAGAATAGTGTGAAACATGACACGATTACGGCAACTTCTTTGAAGGATGGTACTTACCGGATCAAAACGATGTTTTCAGAAGGCGGCGTATACTACGTAAAAGCCCATGTTGAGCATAAGGATACCAACATGACAACAGCTGAACAAGAATTGATCGTTAATGAGGATGAATTCAGTTAA